In a single window of the Methanolobus psychrophilus R15 genome:
- a CDS encoding GLUG domain protein, whose product MRLNINQFINKKPLHVSYVKYPLILLLSLTLLISTASATPVFEGDGSSDNPYQISNISQLQAVAHDLSANYTLINDIDASETENWNSESGIFKGFKPIGNNSVKFTGTFDGQNYTITGLFIDRTTEDYVGLFGRTDAGATIKDVGLVDINITGENNVGGLVGENTGTIENSYSTGNVTGDISVGGLVGHNLGTIENSYSTGNVTGDNIDASETENWNSESGIFKGFKPIGNNSVKFTGTFDGQNYTITGLFIDRTTEDYVGLFGRTDAGATIKDVGLVDINITGGDNVGGLVGENYGGTITDSHSTGDVTGENYVGGLVGYNDGAITDSYSTGDVTGTGDDVGGLVGLNTGTIENSYSTSNVTGTGDNVGGLVGINYCGTITNSHSTGDVTGENYVGGLVGYNADDKSSGGGTITDSYSIGEVNGTNWVGGLLGLNYLGTITQSYWDSETSSQSESAGGEGRTTSQMKQQSTFIDWDFTHKWEIHCAVNNGYPYLQNLTTSYPIFENGDGSENNPYEVSTICQLQAMNLDLSAHYILINDIDASETVNWNDGAGFIPIANAYFGEEMEDMEDMFSGSFDGNEYHVNDLFINVPSEDIVGVGLFGYLGPNSVIKNVRVHGNVTGGLGGVGILAGLNLGTIINSHSSGHVDGGLLIGGLSGYNGGIIENSISSASVEGGLGIGGLVGFNIGTIAESFSSGDVIGVAGVGGLVGIVGTDVLIGANNGTIAESFSSGDVIGIDDVGGLVGVEASGTTIINSYSTSNVTGNESVGGLVGVISEQSSITNSYSIGEVIGDLGDSNVGGLIGFYYSGTITESYWNTETSFQSESAGGEGRTTSQMKQQSTFIGWNFTNIWNIHPEINNGYPYLQIRYDSDTVVEDDDVPKSSGGSRQQNIADSKSPSENIDTLFSNRQNVGVGSKVEYHVTADDIPVTLISFDSKTNAGIVENRINLLNNVPEGTPSNNAPVYKFMEINVGRTGTIGSHNADNIFIYFKVDKKWVEENNIIPESIRMERLNNGGWERLPTEQLDEDEEFFYFVAQTSGFSIFSIAGDEWTVVEEPDMVESVEVQPIDIVEDENKSNWYMIVGVLIVTIVAIGFAIYKRKDSGLK is encoded by the coding sequence ATGAGGCTCAATATAAATCAATTTATAAACAAAAAACCATTGCATGTATCGTATGTTAAATATCCTTTAATTCTTCTCCTCTCATTAACTCTTCTCATATCAACTGCTTCTGCAACACCTGTATTTGAAGGGGATGGTAGCTCTGATAATCCATATCAGATATCAAATATTTCTCAATTACAAGCAGTGGCACACGATTTATCTGCAAATTACACTCTGATAAATGATATTGATGCATCTGAAACTGAAAATTGGAATAGTGAATCCGGAATTTTCAAAGGATTCAAGCCAATAGGGAACAATAGTGTAAAATTCACTGGTACTTTCGATGGTCAAAACTATACGATAACCGGACTGTTCATTGACAGAACCACTGAGGATTATGTAGGTCTCTTTGGACGCACTGATGCTGGTGCAACAATCAAGGATGTTGGGTTGGTTGATATTAATATTACCGGAGAAAATAATGTAGGTGGCCTTGTTGGTGAAAATACAGGTACTATTGAAAACTCATATTCCACAGGTAATGTGACCGGTGATATTAGTGTCGGTGGCCTTGTTGGTCATAATCTAGGTACTATTGAAAACTCATACTCCACAGGTAATGTGACAGGTGACAATATTGATGCATCTGAAACTGAAAATTGGAATAGTGAATCCGGAATTTTCAAAGGATTCAAGCCAATAGGGAACAATAGTGTAAAATTCACTGGTACTTTCGATGGTCAAAACTATACGATAACCGGACTGTTCATTGACAGAACCACTGAGGATTATGTAGGTCTCTTTGGACGCACTGATGCTGGTGCAACAATCAAGGATGTTGGGTTGGTTGATATTAATATTACCGGAGGCGATAATGTAGGTGGCCTTGTTGGTGAAAATTATGGGGGGACTATCACAGATTCACATTCCACAGGTGATGTAACCGGAGAAAACTACGTAGGTGGCCTTGTTGGTTATAATGATGGTGCTATTACAGATTCATATTCCACAGGTGATGTGACCGGAACTGGTGATGATGTAGGTGGCCTTGTTGGTCTAAATACAGGTACTATTGAAAATTCATATTCCACGAGTAATGTGACCGGAACTGGCGATAATGTAGGTGGCCTTGTTGGTATAAATTATTGTGGTACTATCACAAACTCACATTCCACAGGTGATGTAACCGGAGAAAACTACGTAGGTGGCCTTGTTGGTTATAATGCTGATGATAAAAGTAGTGGTGGGGGGACTATCACAGATTCATATTCCATAGGTGAAGTGAATGGAACTAATTGGGTAGGCGGACTTCTTGGATTAAACTATTTAGGAACAATAACCCAATCGTACTGGGATAGTGAAACATCTTCTCAATCAGAAAGTGCTGGTGGAGAAGGTAGAACAACTTCACAAATGAAACAACAATCTACTTTTATAGATTGGGATTTCACACATAAATGGGAAATTCATTGTGCTGTAAACAATGGTTATCCATATTTGCAGAATTTAACTACATCGTATCCTATATTTGAAAATGGTGATGGTAGTGAAAACAATCCATATGAAGTATCTACAATATGCCAATTACAAGCCATGAATTTGGATTTATCAGCACATTACATTCTGATAAATGATATTGATGCATCTGAAACTGTTAACTGGAATGATGGTGCAGGATTTATACCTATAGCGAATGCTTATTTCGGGGAAGAGATGGAGGACATGGAAGACATGTTCAGTGGTTCTTTTGATGGCAATGAATATCATGTGAATGATTTATTCATAAATGTACCAAGTGAAGATATAGTAGGAGTAGGATTATTTGGATATCTTGGTCCAAATTCTGTCATAAAAAATGTCAGAGTTCATGGTAATGTAACTGGTGGTTTAGGAGGTGTTGGTATTCTGGCGGGCTTAAACTTAGGTACAATTATCAATTCACATTCTTCTGGACATGTAGATGGTGGTCTTCTTATTGGAGGACTTAGTGGTTATAATGGAGGAATTATTGAAAATTCAATATCAAGTGCATCTGTTGAAGGAGGTTTAGGCATAGGTGGACTTGTTGGTTTTAATATTGGAACAATTGCTGAATCTTTTTCATCAGGGGATGTAATTGGTGTTGCTGGTGTGGGTGGCTTAGTTGGAATTGTAGGCACAGATGTACTTATAGGAGCGAATAATGGAACAATTGCTGAATCTTTTTCATCAGGGGATGTAATTGGTATTGATGATGTAGGTGGCTTAGTTGGAGTCGAAGCAAGTGGTACAACAATAATCAATTCATATTCAACTTCCAATGTAACTGGAAATGAGAGTGTAGGCGGACTTGTTGGTGTGATTAGTGAGCAGAGTTCCATTACAAATTCTTATTCAATTGGTGAAGTTATAGGTGATTTAGGTGATTCAAATGTAGGAGGACTAATTGGATTTTACTATTCAGGAACAATAACCGAATCGTACTGGAATACTGAAACATCTTTCCAATCAGAAAGTGCTGGTGGAGAAGGTAGAACAACTTCACAAATGAAACAACAATCTACTTTTATAGGTTGGAATTTCACCAATATATGGAACATTCATCCTGAAATCAACAATGGATATCCATATTTACAAATTCGATATGATTCAGATACAGTAGTTGAAGATGATGATGTGCCAAAATCTTCAGGCGGTTCAAGACAACAGAATATTGCAGATTCAAAATCTCCATCTGAAAACATAGATACACTTTTCAGTAACAGGCAGAACGTTGGTGTTGGAAGTAAGGTTGAATATCATGTAACTGCTGATGATATACCTGTAACTCTGATAAGTTTCGATTCTAAGACCAATGCAGGAATAGTTGAAAACAGAATCAACCTTTTGAACAACGTTCCAGAAGGAACTCCTTCAAATAATGCTCCGGTTTATAAATTCATGGAGATAAATGTTGGTAGAACTGGAACTATTGGCAGTCATAATGCAGATAATATTTTCATCTATTTTAAAGTCGATAAAAAATGGGTAGAAGAGAACAATATTATTCCGGAATCCATTAGAATGGAGAGATTGAATAATGGTGGTTGGGAAAGATTACCAACAGAACAACTGGATGAAGATGAAGAGTTCTTCTATTTCGTCGCACAGACTTCCGGATTTTCTATATTCTCCATTGCAGGCGATGAATGGACTGTTGTAGAAGAACCCGATATGGTTGAAAGCGTAGAGGTACAACCAATCGATATTGTTGAAGATGAAAACAAATCAAATTGGTACATGATAGTTGGTGTATTGATTGTAACTATTGTGGCAATTGGATTTGCAATATACAAAAGGAAAGATTCAGGATTGAAGTGA
- a CDS encoding TRAM-domain protein, whose translation MNSTAPVEAGINYDVTIEDIAREGDGIARVSGFVVFVPNTKVGDEVTITVNKVMSKFAFGEVA comes from the coding sequence ATGAATTCAACTGCTCCAGTAGAAGCTGGAATAAATTATGATGTAACAATTGAAGATATTGCAAGAGAAGGAGACGGAATCGCAAGAGTAAGCGGATTCGTGGTCTTTGTCCCTAACACCAAAGTCGGTGATGAAGTAACTATCACAGTTAACAAAGTTATGAGTAAATTCGCTTTTGGCGAAGTTGCTTAA